The Hemiscyllium ocellatum isolate sHemOce1 chromosome 1, sHemOce1.pat.X.cur, whole genome shotgun sequence DNA window tcaattcccgactcaggcgactgactctgtgTAACGTTTGcatgttctttccgtgtctgcgtgggtttcctccgggtgctctggtttcctcccactgtccaaagatgtgcgggtcaggtgaattggctatgcgtTAGGTAATGGGGttaatgtagggttatgggtgggttgcgcttcggcgggtgggtgtggacttgttgggccgaagggtctgtttccacactgtaagcaatctaatcattCACTGTCACAGCTCCTGTGTAAATACCAGATTTAGGGACAGATTAACAGAATGCACCAAGATCCTGCACGATTGGGCAGCAGACTGGTGTTAAAGCCTTGGCCAAGGAACTGAGGATAAACATGAGAACAACACATCACTCAACCATATTTATTCACAGATAACATATGTATGTTTACAAGCACCAACCTTGTATGGATCTAATGATAATCTTCACCCACTTGGCATCAGGGCTCACACAAACAGTCTCCCCAGTTTTCATGGTAATGCTGTAAAGAGAAGGTAAATCTTCAAAATCTAACTCACAGAAACTGGACATCTCCCATGTAAGGTGAGAATCAGTGACACAAACACAATCCTTCAGATCTGCTATGTAAAGAAACTGTGAGTGACCCAATATGTTTACAAACATATTACTCTGTTTAAATGGAATGGAGATTACGAGGAAGGTTAAAGATGGTGTTTTGACCCAATTACTCACATTATCTCTTGTTTCTCACAGTGTGACCCTTTGGGAATGTATTGCAAACTCTGAATGGTTCTCGGATGAATAAATCTGGAGCTGGGGTTCTCAGGGCACAGACACCGACCTTGAGTACCCGGGATTGGAATGCCTGTGAATGAAATAAATTGAACTGAAATTCTGAGTGTGATTGTCATTGGCAAAATattaacattttatttaaatgttAAATTCAGTATTAAAACAAACATCATATTATCAATAGCATGTATCATCAGTGACTGTTTAATTCCTTAATGAACATCCAACTACCACACAGACCTGTCTGGCTGCTCAATACATAAGCAGAAAGACTTTTTTCGCCCACATtgtattgcaaagaaaaactAAAACACAAGATAGAAAAACTGACCCACCTTGTGCAGCAATAGCACACAGGAGCAGGATGGCAGTCAGTACAGCTGCTGCTCTGTTCATTATTGACTTTGTTGCTGAATAGATTTCTGCTGAAGATCTTCTGTCTACTTCAGTGTCACGGCCTCTGTTGAATGAAGTTCTGCTGAGGACAGGTCCAATCAGCTCCTATTTATGGAGAACATTAACTTTCGTGTTTCGTAATCTTGAAAAATGAAAGCTGACATAATTCTGTGGTAGGGAATTTCCCTGCTCCTGAGTCAGATTTTGTTCATTTTGCAATCTTAATGAGAGTCACTATGTTAGATAATTCACAGCAGCAACAAGCAGACTAGATGAACTGAATTAGTTAAATctagattttaaaatgttaatcacAGCTTTCAGAAATGGCCatttttgccaaaatgcaaaaaGAGGTGTGGTCAGGCACAAAGTCGAATTTGCCATCCGAAGAGTTTGTTTGTAAAAGCAATATAGCTGCCACATCTACTACTGAGTGATTAACATATTTATCAAATTTCCAAACACATTCAAGCTGAATTTCTATCCCAATCATTAGAAGTATTTTGTAAGTTACCATAGAATCAAATCCTTTTGTGGTGGTCATAATACATTCCTTTGATTATTAGTTAGCTTTCAAAGTCAATAAAAAATTGCTAAAATCCAACCACATCGGTTTTAG harbors:
- the LOC132820272 gene encoding interleukin-8-like, whose translation is MNRAAAVLTAILLLCAIAAQGIPIPGTQGRCLCPENPSSRFIHPRTIQSLQYIPKGSHCEKQEIIITMKTGETVCVSPDAKWVKIIIRSIQGSRRHN